Proteins from one Limimonas halophila genomic window:
- the phaR gene encoding polyhydroxyalkanoate synthesis repressor PhaR: MARETSGGKARGNKANDIVVIKKYANRRLYNTATSSYVTLEHLRQMVRDEVDFAVYDAKTGEDITRSVLTQIIVEEEAKGTNLLPISFLRQLISFYGDSMQTVVPAYLEQMMSAFAANQERMREQMQETMSGMFPFSGNLQELGRQNAALMESAMRMFSPFGTGANQQGEGESAAESEGQRRQPDTAREGQDEQSLAELQKQVNTLQEKIEQLTREQGGDEGASTKDPNTQ, translated from the coding sequence ATGGCACGAGAAACGTCGGGTGGTAAAGCCCGCGGCAACAAGGCGAACGACATCGTCGTCATCAAGAAATACGCCAACCGGCGGCTCTACAACACCGCGACCAGCAGCTATGTCACGCTCGAGCACCTGCGCCAGATGGTGCGGGACGAGGTCGACTTCGCCGTCTATGACGCCAAGACGGGCGAGGACATCACGCGCTCCGTCCTCACCCAAATCATCGTCGAGGAAGAGGCGAAGGGCACCAATCTGCTGCCCATCAGCTTCCTGCGTCAACTCATCAGCTTCTACGGCGACAGCATGCAAACCGTGGTGCCCGCCTACCTGGAGCAGATGATGTCGGCCTTCGCCGCCAATCAGGAGCGCATGCGCGAGCAGATGCAGGAAACGATGAGCGGGATGTTCCCGTTCAGCGGCAACCTGCAGGAACTCGGGCGGCAGAACGCGGCGCTGATGGAAAGCGCGATGCGCATGTTCTCACCCTTCGGCACCGGCGCGAACCAGCAGGGCGAAGGGGAATCGGCGGCCGAGAGCGAAGGCCAGCGCCGGCAGCCGGACACGGCCCGCGAAGGCCAGGACGAGCAGTCGCTCGCCGAGTTGCAGAAGCAGGTCAACACGCTTCAGGAAAAGATCGAGCAGCTGACCCGCGAGCAGGGCGGCGACGAAGGCGCATCCACCAAGGACCCGAACACGCAGTAA